The proteins below come from a single Microbacterium sp. BK668 genomic window:
- a CDS encoding PTS mannitol transporter subunit IICB has protein sequence MTTASTPATTGGSRARVGVQRFGTFLSGMIMPNIPALIAWGIFTAFFIEVGWTPVAALATIVGPFIHYLLPILIAYTGGSIIYGVRGGVVASIGTFGAIAGSDYLIAQFNETQPADNQLGQVHMFIGAMIMAPICAYTMRWLDSLWEGRIRAGFEMLVNMFSAGIWGFVLAIIGFYPVAWVVNGIMQILSGAVNWLVATNLLPLTSIIIEPAKVFFLNNAINHGVLTPLGIQQAAEDGSSILFLLEANPGPGLGLLLAFTFFGIGAARASAPGAAVIQFFGGIHEVYFPYALMKPILILALIAGGMTGVTTNMLLGGALRAPAAPGSIIAVLAQTAPGSYLAVILSVILSASVTFIIAALILRASRKRDLEAMALTDDAFGAAITQTEAAKGKSSAALGGLRGGAATQADGLAGPGTGMEKEIRSIVFACDAGMGSSAMGASVLRNKIKKAGIEDVTVVNKAIAALDSSADLVITQNQLTDRARKQTPNAVHVSVDNFMNSPRYDEVVDLVRSQHEDAQA, from the coding sequence ATGACAACGGCGTCGACACCCGCAACGACGGGCGGGAGCAGGGCACGCGTCGGCGTGCAGCGCTTCGGCACGTTCCTTTCCGGCATGATCATGCCGAACATCCCCGCGCTGATCGCGTGGGGCATCTTCACGGCCTTCTTCATCGAGGTGGGCTGGACTCCGGTGGCCGCACTCGCGACGATCGTCGGCCCCTTCATCCACTACCTCCTGCCGATCCTGATCGCGTACACCGGCGGAAGCATCATCTACGGCGTCCGCGGCGGCGTCGTCGCCTCGATCGGCACCTTCGGCGCGATCGCGGGCTCGGACTACCTCATCGCGCAGTTCAACGAGACGCAGCCGGCCGACAACCAGCTCGGCCAGGTGCACATGTTCATCGGCGCGATGATCATGGCCCCCATCTGCGCGTACACCATGAGGTGGCTCGACAGCCTCTGGGAGGGCAGGATCCGGGCCGGCTTCGAGATGCTCGTGAACATGTTCTCGGCCGGAATCTGGGGCTTCGTGCTCGCGATCATCGGCTTCTACCCCGTGGCGTGGGTCGTCAACGGCATCATGCAGATCCTGAGCGGCGCGGTGAACTGGCTGGTGGCGACGAATCTGCTGCCATTGACCAGCATCATCATCGAGCCGGCGAAGGTCTTCTTCCTCAACAACGCCATCAACCACGGCGTGCTGACGCCGCTCGGCATCCAGCAGGCCGCCGAGGACGGATCGTCCATCCTGTTCCTGCTCGAGGCCAACCCCGGTCCGGGCCTCGGCCTTCTCCTGGCCTTCACGTTCTTCGGCATCGGCGCCGCGCGCGCGTCGGCACCGGGCGCGGCGGTGATCCAGTTCTTCGGCGGCATCCACGAGGTGTACTTCCCGTACGCGCTCATGAAGCCGATCCTCATCCTGGCGCTCATCGCGGGCGGCATGACCGGCGTGACGACGAACATGCTCCTCGGCGGTGCGCTGCGAGCCCCCGCCGCACCGGGCAGCATCATCGCGGTGCTGGCGCAGACCGCTCCAGGGTCCTACCTCGCCGTCATCCTCTCGGTGATCCTGTCGGCGTCGGTGACCTTCATCATCGCCGCACTGATCCTCCGGGCATCGCGCAAGCGCGACCTCGAGGCGATGGCGCTCACCGACGACGCCTTCGGCGCCGCGATCACCCAGACCGAGGCGGCCAAGGGCAAGAGCTCGGCGGCGCTCGGCGGCCTCCGCGGCGGCGCGGCGACCCAGGCCGACGGCCTCGCCGGCCCCGGCACGGGGATGGAGAAGGAGATCCGGAGCATCGTGTTCGCGTGCGACGCGGGCATGGGGTCGTCGGCGATGGGCGCGAGCGTCCTGCGGAACAAGATCAAGAAGGCGGGGATCGAGGACGTCACGGTGGTCAACAAGGCCATCGCCGCTCTCGACTCGTCGGCCGACCTGGTCATCACGCAGAACCAGCTCACCGACCGCGCGCGGAAGCAGACGCCGAACGCCGTGCACGTCTCGGTGGACAACTTCATGAACTCGCCGCGTTATGACGAGGTCGTGGACCTGGTCCGGTCGCAGCACGAGGACGCCCAGGCGTAG
- the ptsP gene encoding phosphoenolpyruvate--protein phosphotransferase: MTQLRGVGIGLGVAQGPVARMAEPLPAPGDGPSTLSVEEETARVRDAVAAVARELEQRGAQAGGAAQDVLEAQAMMAEDPTLEQEVDDRLAQGRTGEFAVFDAFASFRDQLTALGGYLGERAADLDDVAQRVIARLRGVPAPGVPDPGHPFVLVAKDLAPADTALLDLDKVLALVTTEGGPTSHTAILAREKSIVAVVGVAAAKDLAEGGTVIVDAAAGVVVTEPTADELERAENRAAARAAQASAPLTPGALADGTAIPLLANLGKPEGAAEAVALGAEGVGLFRTEFLFLSSSQAPTVEQQREAYTALLSAFPGKKVVVRVLDAGADKPLAFLNDAHEENPALGLRGIRALRASEDILREQLTALAEADAATRQLPDGPADLWVMAPMIATVEETEYFTGLAREYGIRTAGVMVEVPSSALLADRVLRVADFASIGTNDLTQYTLAADRLLGSVASFQDPWHPAVLSLIREVGQAGRENGKPVGICGEAAADPLLAVVLVGLGATSLSMAPTALADVRASLLQYTLAEARGIAEAALAADDAASARTAAREAADQAANAAV, from the coding sequence ATGACGCAACTGCGAGGAGTCGGAATCGGCCTGGGGGTCGCCCAGGGACCTGTCGCGCGCATGGCGGAGCCGCTGCCCGCACCCGGCGACGGCCCGAGCACGCTCAGCGTCGAGGAGGAGACGGCTCGGGTGCGGGATGCCGTGGCCGCCGTCGCCCGCGAGCTCGAGCAGCGCGGAGCCCAGGCGGGCGGAGCGGCGCAGGATGTGCTCGAGGCGCAGGCGATGATGGCCGAGGACCCCACGCTCGAGCAGGAGGTCGACGACCGGCTCGCCCAGGGCAGGACCGGGGAGTTCGCCGTCTTCGACGCGTTCGCGTCGTTCCGCGACCAGCTCACGGCGCTGGGCGGCTACCTCGGCGAGCGCGCGGCGGACCTCGACGACGTCGCACAGCGGGTCATCGCACGGCTGAGGGGCGTTCCCGCTCCGGGCGTGCCCGATCCGGGGCATCCGTTCGTCCTCGTCGCGAAGGACCTCGCTCCCGCCGACACGGCCCTGCTCGACCTGGACAAGGTGCTCGCGCTCGTCACGACCGAGGGCGGGCCGACCTCGCACACCGCGATCCTCGCGCGCGAGAAGTCGATCGTCGCGGTCGTCGGCGTCGCGGCGGCGAAGGACCTCGCCGAGGGCGGGACGGTGATCGTGGATGCCGCGGCCGGCGTCGTCGTGACCGAGCCCACCGCCGACGAGCTCGAGCGTGCCGAGAACCGCGCCGCCGCGCGCGCGGCGCAGGCATCCGCCCCCCTCACCCCCGGCGCCCTCGCGGACGGGACGGCGATCCCGCTGCTCGCGAACCTCGGCAAGCCCGAGGGCGCGGCCGAGGCGGTAGCCCTCGGCGCGGAGGGAGTCGGGCTCTTCCGCACGGAGTTCCTCTTCCTGAGCTCGAGCCAGGCGCCGACGGTCGAGCAGCAGCGGGAGGCGTACACGGCGCTGCTGTCGGCGTTCCCCGGCAAGAAGGTCGTCGTGCGGGTCCTCGACGCGGGGGCGGACAAGCCGCTGGCGTTCCTCAACGACGCCCACGAGGAGAACCCGGCGCTGGGGCTGCGCGGCATCCGCGCCCTCCGCGCGAGCGAGGACATCCTGCGCGAGCAGCTGACCGCGCTGGCCGAGGCCGACGCCGCGACCAGGCAGCTGCCCGACGGCCCCGCAGATCTGTGGGTCATGGCACCCATGATCGCCACCGTGGAGGAGACGGAGTACTTCACCGGCCTCGCCCGCGAGTACGGCATCAGGACGGCCGGCGTGATGGTCGAGGTGCCGTCGTCGGCGCTGCTGGCCGATCGTGTCCTTCGGGTGGCGGACTTCGCGTCGATCGGCACGAACGACCTGACGCAGTACACGCTGGCCGCCGACCGGCTGCTCGGGTCGGTCGCCTCGTTCCAGGACCCGTGGCATCCCGCCGTCCTGTCGCTCATCCGCGAGGTGGGCCAGGCGGGCCGGGAGAACGGCAAGCCCGTCGGGATCTGCGGCGAAGCCGCCGCCGACCCGCTCCTGGCCGTCGTGCTGGTCGGCCTCGGGGCGACGAGCCTGTCGATGGCCCCCACCGCACTCGCCGACGTCCGCGCGTCGCTGTTGCAGTACACCCTCGCCGAGGCGCGCGGAATCGCCGAGGCGGCCCTCGCCGCAGACGATGCGGCATCTGCCCGGACCGCGGCTCGAGAAGCCGCCGACCAGGCCGCGAACGCGGCCGTCTAG
- a CDS encoding HPr family phosphocarrier protein — MPPISRTVRIGSSHGLHARPAKLFAQAAKDAGIPITIAKDSGAPVNAASILGVIALGVEQGDYVTLTADGAGAEATLDTLAELLTTDHDAE; from the coding sequence ATGCCCCCCATCTCCCGCACTGTGCGGATCGGGTCGTCCCACGGCCTTCACGCCCGCCCCGCGAAGCTCTTCGCGCAGGCCGCGAAGGATGCCGGCATCCCGATCACCATCGCGAAGGACTCGGGGGCCCCGGTCAACGCAGCGAGCATCCTCGGCGTCATCGCGCTCGGCGTCGAGCAGGGCGACTACGTGACGCTGACGGCCGACGGCGCCGGCGCCGAGGCCACTCTGGACACGCTCGCCGAACTGCTCACGACCGACCACGATGCGGAGTAG
- a CDS encoding PTS sugar transporter: MRILVVCGAGASSTFVAQRVRHAAHERGLAYSAFAGTEQSLPIDLDAADVVLVGPHLVHALDRIERDAAVRGTTVVLLPSDIFLDLDGTRTLQLVRDAVGGSGGTLPTASGTAPP; this comes from the coding sequence ATGAGGATCCTCGTGGTCTGCGGTGCCGGTGCCTCGAGCACCTTCGTCGCACAGCGCGTGCGGCACGCTGCCCACGAGCGAGGACTCGCCTACTCCGCCTTCGCCGGCACCGAGCAGTCGCTTCCGATCGACCTCGATGCCGCGGATGTCGTCCTCGTCGGGCCGCACCTGGTGCACGCACTCGATCGCATCGAGCGCGACGCCGCGGTCCGCGGGACGACAGTGGTGCTGCTGCCGTCCGACATCTTCCTGGATCTCGACGGCACGCGGACGCTTCAGCTCGTCCGCGACGCGGTCGGGGGCTCCGGGGGGACCCTCCCGACCGCGAGCGGCACCGCTCCCCCGTGA